Proteins co-encoded in one Nicotiana sylvestris chromosome 7, ASM39365v2, whole genome shotgun sequence genomic window:
- the LOC104236893 gene encoding GDSL esterase/lipase At4g10955, whose protein sequence is MAKISAEEMRNEVGTEGEIVKESATESHPYAFHVSGPRNVSSPNWRDLINSSWKDANYRRTVMACFIQAVYLIELDRQENRTEQNALAPKWWIPFKYKLVETLKDERDGSIFGAILEWDRSAALADFIVIRPSGAPRAVLALRGTLLKSPTMRRDIEDDLRFLAWESLKGSVRFNGALKALKALANKYGSNNVCIAGHSLGAGFALQVGKSLAKEGIYVEAHLFNPPSVSLAMSFRNIGEKAGFAWKRLKAMLPSKSDSQISYEEGATTSIRVGLKQWVPHLYINNSDYICCSYTDPDGAQNDQAADKENAKPINGQAAAKLFLSSKGKQKFLEAHGLEQWWSDNLELQMAISNSKLISQQLKSLYTLPASQLTPGK, encoded by the exons ATGGCCAAAATTAGTGCAGAGGAGATGAGAAATGAGGTGGGGACTGAAGGAGAAATAGTGAAGGAGAGTGCCACTGAGTCTCATCCCTATGCATTCCATGTATCTGGACCTCGCAATGTTTCTTCTCCTAATTGGAGAGACCTTATTAATTCCAGTTG GAAGGATGCTAACTACAGAAGAACAGTAATGGCCTGCTTTATCCAAGCAGTTTACCTTATTGAGCTTGACAGACAAGAAAATAGGACAGAACAAAATGCCCTTGCTCCAAAGTGGTGGATACCCTTCAAGTACAAGTTGGTTGAGACCCTAAAAGACGAAAGAGATGGATCCATATTTGGTGCAATATTGGAGTGGGATCGATCTGCAGCTTTAGCTGATTTTATAGTCATCAGACCCAGTGGTGCACCTAGAGCTGTTTTGGCGTTAAGGGGAACACTTCTGAAAAGCCCAACAATGAGAAGGGATATCGAGGATGATCTCCGCTTCTTAGCGTGGGAAAGTTTGAAAGGATCCGTGAGATTTAATGGAGCCCTGAAGGCGTTAAAAGCACTTGCCAACAAGTATGGAAGCAATAATGTATGTATTGCTGGTCATTCCCTTGGAGCTGGCTTTGCTCTTCAAGTGGGAAAATCATTAGCCAAAGAAGGAATATATGTAGAGGCACATTTGTTCAATCCTCCTTCAGTTTCACTTGCTATGAGTTTTAGAAACATTGGAGAAAAAGCTGGCTTTGCCTGGAAAAGGCTCAAAGCAATGCTTCCATCAAAGTCTGATTCTCAGATCAGCTACGAGGAAGGTGCAACGACATCTATTCGGGTAGGCCTAAAGCAATGGGTGCCACACTTGTATATTAACAACAGTGATTACATATGCTGCTCTTATACTGATCCAGACGGAGCACAAAACGACCAAGCTGCTGACAAGGAGAATGCAAAACCAATAAATGGCCAAGCTGCAGCAAAACTTTTCTTGTCATCGAAAGGAAAGCAGAAGTTTCTTGAGGCGCATGGATTGGAACAATGGTGGTCTGATAACTTGGAATTGCAAATGGCTATTAGTAACAGCAAGCTCATTAGCCAGCAGCTGAAATCCTTGTACACTTTGCCAGCTTCTCAACTAACGCCAGGCAAGTGA